A region from the Misgurnus anguillicaudatus chromosome 7, ASM2758022v2, whole genome shotgun sequence genome encodes:
- the LOC141365343 gene encoding cysteine-rich protein 1 gives MPKCPKCEKEVYFAERVSSLGKDWHRPCLKCEKCNKTLSAGSHAEHEGKPYCNNPCYAALFGPKGFGRGGTESHTFK, from the exons ATGCCTAAATGCCCCAAGTGCGAGAAGGAAGTGTACTTTG CGGAGAGAGTTTCGTCACTTGGCAAAGACTGGCACAGACCCTGTCTGAAGTGTGAGAAATGCAATAAGACCCTCTCAGCAGGCTCACATGCAGAG CATGAAGGAAAACCCTATTGTAACAACCCATGCTACGCTGCACTCTTTGGACCCAAAG GGTTTGGACGTGGCGGTACTGAAAGccacacatttaaataa